From the Geothermobacter hydrogeniphilus genome, the window CCGGTCATCGACAATCTCGAGCGGGCGGTGGAGCATGCCCGGGAGAACGATACCGATACCGCCGGTTTGCTTGAAGGGGTTGAGATGACCCTCGACCAGTTCGCGCGCGCCCTCGAAAAGTTCGGTGTCAAACCGGTCGACGCGGTCGGCAAGCCTTTCGACCCCGCCTGCCATGAAGCCATGGGGCAGGTGGTGACCGGTGAGATTCCGCCCAACAGCGTTGTCCAGCAGTTGCAGAAAGGCTACCTGCTCAATGAGCGCCTGTTGCGTCCGGCCCTGGTGATGGTGGCCAAGGCCCCTGAGGTTGAAACAGAGCAGACAAGCGATTCCTCCGCATCCGAAGCGGAAGAAAAACCACAGACCAGTGAAGACTGAGAACAACAGAGTTCAAAGGAGGATATAAACCCATGGGAAAAGTCATCGGAATCGATCTCGGCACCACCAACTCGTGCGTTGCCGTTATGGAAGGCGGCGAACCGAACGTCATCGCCAATGCTGAGGGGGCCCGGACAACCCCGTCGATGGTTGCCTTCGCCGAAAATGGCGAGCGGCTGGTCGGTCAGCAGGCCAAGCGTCAGGCGGTCACCAATCCGGAAAACACCCTGTTCGCCATCAAGCGCCTGATCGGTCGCAAGTTCGACGGCGAAGCGGTGCAGAAGGATATCGAAATCAGCCCCTTCAAAATCATCAAGGCGGACAACGGGGACGCCTGGGTCGAGGCGCGCGGCAAGAAATACAGCCCGCCGGAAATCTCCGCCATGGTGCTGCAGAAGATGAAGCAGACCGCTGAGGACTACCTCGGAGAAGAAGTCACCGACGCGGTGGTCACCGTGCCGGCTTATTTCAACGACTCTCAGCGGCAGGCGACCAAGGATGCCGGCAAGATCGCTGGACTCAACGTGCTGCGCATCATCAACGAGCCGACTGCCGCCGCGCTGGCCTATGGTCTCGACAAGAAGGATGAGCAGAAGATCGCCGTCTTCGATCTCGGCGGCGGCACTTTCGATATCTCGATTCTTGAACTCGGCGACGGAGTGTTCGAGGTCAAGTCGACCAATGGCGACACCTTCCTCGGTGGTGAGGATTTCGACCAGCGCATCATCGATTATGTCGCCGACGAATTTAAAAAAGACCAGGGCATCGACCTGCGTGGCGACAAGATGGCCCTGCAGCGGCTCAAGGAAGCGGCCGAGAAAGCCAAGTGCGAGCTTTCCAGTTCGATGGAAACCGACATCAACCTGCCCTTCATTACCGCCGATCAGTCGGGACCGAAGCATCTCAACATCAAGCTCTCCCGCGCTAAACTGGAGAGTGTCTGCGGCGACCTGCTGGCGAAACTGAGCGCACCCTGCAAGACCGCCCTCAAGGATGCCGGGCTGTCCGCCTCCGAAATTGACGAGGTCATCCTGGTCGGCGGCATGACCCGCATGCCGGCAGTGCAGGAGAAGGTCAAGGAGATCTTCGGCAAGACCCCGTCCAAAGGGGTCAACCCGGACGAGGTGGTCGCCATCGGCGCCGCCATCCAGGGCGGTGTTCTCAAGGGCGAAGTCAAGGATGTGCTGCTGCTCGACGTCACGCCGCTCTCCCTCGGCATCGAAACCCTCGGCGGGGTGATGACCAAGCTGATCGAGAAAAACAGCACCATCCCGAGCAAGAAGAGCCAGGTCTTTTCCACTGCGGCCGACAATCAGCCGGCAGTTTCGGTACACGTGCTGCAGGGTGAACGGGAGATGGCGGCCGACAACAAGACCATCGGTCGTTTCGAACTGACCGACATCCCTCCGGCGCCGCGCGGCGTACCGCAGATCGAGGTCACCTTCGACATCGATGCCAACGGCATTCTCAATGTCAGCGCCAAGGACCTCGGCACCGGCAAGGAGCAGTCGATCCGTATCACCGCATCTTCCGGACTGTCGGAGGAGGAGATCGAGCGGATGGTCAAGGAAGCCGAAGCGCACGAAAGCGAAGACAAGAAGAAACGCGCGCTGATCGAGGCCCGCAACCAGGCCGACGGCCTGATCTACACCACCGAGAAGGCCCTCTCCGAGCATGGCGACAAGGTGGATGCAGGAACAAAAACCGAGATCGAAACCGCTCTTCAGGCACTCAAGGGAGTTCTCGACGGGGACGACGCGGAGGTCATCAACCAGAAGGCCGAGGCCCTGGCCCAGGCGTCGCACAAACTGGCCGAGATCATGTACCAGCAGGCCCAGGCCGAAGGCGGTGAAGCGGCGGCCGCGGGCGAGGCCAAGCCGGATGACAACGTTGTCGATGCCGAGTTTGAAGAGGTCGACGACAGCAAGAAATAATGGTTCCCGAAGGTCGGAGCGGCCGGTACGGCTGCTCCGACCGCCTGTTTTGCCGGTGTTTCCCTGATTCAGGGGGCCGCCTGGACAACAGTCAGAACCTGTCCCCCCGAACAGAATGAGGACCCTTGGCCAAGCGCGATTATTACGATATCCTCCAGGTCAACCGGAACGCCAGCGAAACTGAAATCAAGAAGGCCTACCGGAAACTGGCGATCAAGTTTCATCCCGACAAGAATCCCGGAGACAAGGCCGCCGAGGAAAAGTTCAAGGAACTTTCCGAAGCCTATGCGGTGTTGTCCGACGCTCAGAAACGGGCTCACTACGACCAGTTCGGCCATGCCGGCATGGAAGGAATGGGCGGATTTTCCTCCGGTGGATTTTCCGGCAGTCCGTTTGAGGACATCTTCGGCGATATCTTCGGCGATATCTTCGGCGGTGGTGGAACCCGTCGCGGCAGTCGTGGACGTCGCGGGGACGATCTCCGCTACAACCTGACGATCAGTTTTGAAGAGGCGGCTTTCGGTCTGGAAACCAAGGTCCAGATTCCCCGCCATCAGCCCTGCGATTCCTGCGGCGGCAGCGGCGCCCGCAAGGGGACCGCGCCGCGAACCTGCGGCACCTGTCAGGGGGCCGGGCAGGTCCGTTACCAGCAGGGCTTCTTCTCCCTTACCCGCCCCTGCCCGGACTGCGGCGGCCAGGGGACGGTGATCGAGAACCCCTGCCCCGAGTGCCGTGGCAGCGGCCATATCCGGGGCAAGAAGGCCCTGTCCCTGAAGATTCCGGCCGGGGTCGAGTCGGGCAATCGACTCAAACTGCACGGCGAAGGTGAACCGGGAACCGGCGGCGGCCCTCCGGGCGATCTGTATGTGGTGATTACCGTCAAGGACCACCCGCTCTTCCAGCGGGAAGGAAATGACGTCATCTGTGAACTGCCGATTTCCTTCACCCAGGCGGCCCTCGGCTGCGAATTTGAAGTACCGACCCTTGACGGCAAGATGCGTCTCAAGGTCCCGGCCGGGACCCAGTCGGGCAAGGTTTTCAAGCTCCCTGGCAAGGGTATTCCGGTGCTGCAGGGTTACGGCCGTGGCGACCAGCTGGTGGTGGTCCGGGTTGAAACCCCGACCCGGCTGACCCCCAGGCAACGGGAACTGCTGGAAGAATTCGCCCGCGAAGGGGGCGAGGATGTCAACCCGCTGGGCAAGGGATTTTTTGACAAGGTCAAGGAACTGTTCGACTGAAATGGTCGAGTTG encodes:
- the grpE gene encoding nucleotide exchange factor GrpE — encoded protein: MTKQQNQEPEEKSTGNLQPEAETEEVGAQAATEDLAAELAAAREEAGKNWDLYLRSQAEMENFRKRMQRDKQDALRFANEGILREILPVIDNLERAVEHARENDTDTAGLLEGVEMTLDQFARALEKFGVKPVDAVGKPFDPACHEAMGQVVTGEIPPNSVVQQLQKGYLLNERLLRPALVMVAKAPEVETEQTSDSSASEAEEKPQTSED
- the dnaK gene encoding molecular chaperone DnaK produces the protein MGKVIGIDLGTTNSCVAVMEGGEPNVIANAEGARTTPSMVAFAENGERLVGQQAKRQAVTNPENTLFAIKRLIGRKFDGEAVQKDIEISPFKIIKADNGDAWVEARGKKYSPPEISAMVLQKMKQTAEDYLGEEVTDAVVTVPAYFNDSQRQATKDAGKIAGLNVLRIINEPTAAALAYGLDKKDEQKIAVFDLGGGTFDISILELGDGVFEVKSTNGDTFLGGEDFDQRIIDYVADEFKKDQGIDLRGDKMALQRLKEAAEKAKCELSSSMETDINLPFITADQSGPKHLNIKLSRAKLESVCGDLLAKLSAPCKTALKDAGLSASEIDEVILVGGMTRMPAVQEKVKEIFGKTPSKGVNPDEVVAIGAAIQGGVLKGEVKDVLLLDVTPLSLGIETLGGVMTKLIEKNSTIPSKKSQVFSTAADNQPAVSVHVLQGEREMAADNKTIGRFELTDIPPAPRGVPQIEVTFDIDANGILNVSAKDLGTGKEQSIRITASSGLSEEEIERMVKEAEAHESEDKKKRALIEARNQADGLIYTTEKALSEHGDKVDAGTKTEIETALQALKGVLDGDDAEVINQKAEALAQASHKLAEIMYQQAQAEGGEAAAAGEAKPDDNVVDAEFEEVDDSKK
- the dnaJ gene encoding molecular chaperone DnaJ, producing the protein MAKRDYYDILQVNRNASETEIKKAYRKLAIKFHPDKNPGDKAAEEKFKELSEAYAVLSDAQKRAHYDQFGHAGMEGMGGFSSGGFSGSPFEDIFGDIFGDIFGGGGTRRGSRGRRGDDLRYNLTISFEEAAFGLETKVQIPRHQPCDSCGGSGARKGTAPRTCGTCQGAGQVRYQQGFFSLTRPCPDCGGQGTVIENPCPECRGSGHIRGKKALSLKIPAGVESGNRLKLHGEGEPGTGGGPPGDLYVVITVKDHPLFQREGNDVICELPISFTQAALGCEFEVPTLDGKMRLKVPAGTQSGKVFKLPGKGIPVLQGYGRGDQLVVVRVETPTRLTPRQRELLEEFAREGGEDVNPLGKGFFDKVKELFD